From the Priestia aryabhattai genome, the window TCGTTGGCGGCTGGGTGATTTTATATACGATTATGAGCGTAACCGGTATGCTAAGCGGAAAAGAGTACGGGCCGCTGTTTAATGCCGTCATTAGTCAACCTTATGTAGTATTAGGTGCACAGGCGCTGTTTTTATTAATTACAGTGTTTGTTATTTCAAAAGGCGTACAAAAAGGAATAGAGCGTGCTAATAAATACATGATGCCGCTATTATTTATCTGTTTTATCATTATCGTTGTTCGCTCTTTAACATTAGACGGGGCTTTAGAAGGAGTAAAATTCTTTTTAAAACCGGATTTTTCAGCCATTACAGGGTCATCTATTCTCTATGCGCTTGGCCAGTCGTTTTTCTCGCTTTGCGTGGGGTTATCCTGCATGGTGACATATAGCTCTTATTTAGGGAAAAAAGTAAGCTTGACGCGTTCTGCAGGCACCATCGCTATTTTGAACTTGTTTGTTTCACTGCTAGCGGGCTTAGCTATTTTTCCGGCTGTTTTTTCGTTTGGATTAAAGCCAACCGAAGGGCCTGGACTTTTGTTTGTTGTTTTGCCAACAGTATTTGAGAAGATGCCGTTTGGTACCGTCTTTTTAGCGCTGTTTTTAATTTTATTTCTGTTTGCTACGCTTACGTCTGCTTTTTCACTGCTGGAAATTATTGTAGCTGCTTTAACCAAAGACGATCAAACAAAACGAACTCGCTACGCTTCTTTGTCAGGGGTTCTTGTGTTTATAGTAGGCATTCCATCAGCGCTTTCGTTTGGTGTGCTAAAACACATCTCGCTTTTTGGCAGAAGTATATTTGACGTAGCTGACTTTTTTGTGAGCAATTTAATGCTGCCTCTTGGAAGTTTAGCCATTGCGATTTTTGTGACATTTAAAATGAAAAAAGAAGCCGTGTATGAAGAGTTTATTTCAGGAAGTACAAAAGGCGCTAAATTATTCAACGCATGGTTCTTTCTAGTTAAATACGTGTTGCCTATTATTATTATAGCTGTTCTATTAAGCTTACTTGTTGCATATTAAAAAAAGCACTCAGATGAGTGCTTTTTTGTTTATTTTGCAAAAACATGATGTCCGATCGTGATCGTAACCTGTTTTTGACGAAGCCATTGGTCGCTTGTTTTATCTGGATTAAAGAAAAATAATGAACCTTTTCCTTGACCTCTAAAAGCTAGAGCTTCATTTACAGCTTTTTTTGCTTGAGCATCCGCTGCTTTATTAATTTCACCGTTTTGTACAGGTGTAAACTGTGTACCTTGATAAATGACATCATGAATAGAGTTTGGGAAAGAATCGCTATCCACGCGGTTTAAAACGACTGTTGCTACAGCCACTTTGCCAGCGTAAGGTTCGCCTTTTGCTTCAGCTTGTACAAGGCGAGCTAACAACTCTTTATCACTTTCGCTAATAGAGTTAGGGATTGTTAATATTTCATTTGCATTAATAGAGTCGCTAGATTTGTGGTTCGCTTCTTTTAATTGTTTAACAGTAACGCCGTATTCAGCGCCAATCTTGTAAAGAGTCTCTCCGGCTTTTACGCGATGGGTTGTTTCAGCGGCATTTGCCCCGTGACTCATGCCGAACATAGGAACTGCTAGTGCTCCAATAATTGCTAGTTTCTTAAACATAAAGTAAGTACCTCCTGAAATCCTTTTGAACGCCCCTTTTATCACGGATCGGTGCGCGTACTGGGCACCGAACTTTATATGTACGTTTCAAAGATTAACAGGTGTCAATACATCTTGTCACTGCTTAAAACATACCAATCCAGGAAGATAT encodes:
- a CDS encoding sodium-dependent transporter, which produces MSKGNQWSSRLGFILASAGAAIGLGAIWKFPYVTGTSGGGAFFALFILFTIFIGLPLLLAEFIIGRHTGKEAISAYKAIAPKSAWVWIGRLGVLSCVVLLSFYSVVGGWVILYTIMSVTGMLSGKEYGPLFNAVISQPYVVLGAQALFLLITVFVISKGVQKGIERANKYMMPLLFICFIIIVVRSLTLDGALEGVKFFLKPDFSAITGSSILYALGQSFFSLCVGLSCMVTYSSYLGKKVSLTRSAGTIAILNLFVSLLAGLAIFPAVFSFGLKPTEGPGLLFVVLPTVFEKMPFGTVFLALFLILFLFATLTSAFSLLEIIVAALTKDDQTKRTRYASLSGVLVFIVGIPSALSFGVLKHISLFGRSIFDVADFFVSNLMLPLGSLAIAIFVTFKMKKEAVYEEFISGSTKGAKLFNAWFFLVKYVLPIIIIAVLLSLLVAY
- a CDS encoding cell wall hydrolase translates to MFKKLAIIGALAVPMFGMSHGANAAETTHRVKAGETLYKIGAEYGVTVKQLKEANHKSSDSINANEILTIPNSISESDKELLARLVQAEAKGEPYAGKVAVATVVLNRVDSDSFPNSIHDVIYQGTQFTPVQNGEINKAADAQAKKAVNEALAFRGQGKGSLFFFNPDKTSDQWLRQKQVTITIGHHVFAK